A single window of Desulfonatronovibrio hydrogenovorans DSM 9292 DNA harbors:
- a CDS encoding penicillin-binding transpeptidase domain-containing protein, whose amino-acid sequence MVKRVVNNKPKDRSRLKIVLVFCLVVLAWTGLWSRAFFVQVIQGDELAGMADRQYFSREKITGKRGEIFDRNGNVLAQSVRSKSIYANPFLVQDPDKAAISLAGALGGEAAQIRAMLDRQAGFVWIRRKVSDRQAFDVAGQNIPGVFIIDEHSRVYPRGHMLGQVLGFVGMDNQGLEGLERSLNDRLTGAEMVIVTQKDASGHAISLLAQDPTAKIDGQDVVLTIDSEIQFTAEKALSEAVERFGGRYGISLVVHVPTGDILAWAGYPFFNPNNFQRSNAGIWRNRAAVDLIEPGSTLKPFLVAAAMEEGVAKSDSLYFCENGRWRIGRNEIRDVREHGWLTVNRVLRYSSNICSAKIGLDLGPGPYFNYLQELGFNSGTNLPLPGQGRGILRPYPSWSRMDLATISFGQGMAATPLQLARAYLVLANEGRFTELNLIMEDRVQEPDRPRVFSREVSRQVLSMLRDSVEMGGTGTRARVSGVEAGGKTGTAQKASAKGGYGDKYVASFVGFIPALEPEYMIMVVIDEPSPTHYGGVVAAPVFSEIGTGIISSDQGLRLRNLPPGREVADQEVRTRENSRFSVSQRRDLMGSDGEVPDLRGVSLREAVENLLSAGVVPVLEGAGVRVEDQSPLPGEPWDQMDRKMVLRLCES is encoded by the coding sequence ATGGTAAAAAGGGTTGTGAACAATAAACCAAAAGACAGGAGCAGACTTAAGATTGTCCTGGTCTTTTGTCTGGTTGTTCTCGCCTGGACCGGACTCTGGAGCAGGGCTTTTTTTGTGCAGGTCATCCAGGGTGATGAACTGGCCGGCATGGCTGACCGGCAGTATTTCAGCCGGGAAAAAATTACTGGCAAACGTGGGGAGATATTTGACAGAAACGGGAATGTCCTGGCCCAGAGCGTACGGAGCAAGTCGATTTACGCCAACCCGTTTCTTGTCCAGGACCCGGACAAGGCAGCCATAAGCCTGGCTGGTGCTCTGGGCGGAGAAGCAGCTCAGATCCGGGCCATGCTGGACAGGCAGGCCGGATTTGTCTGGATCCGCAGAAAAGTCAGTGACCGCCAGGCTTTTGATGTTGCAGGGCAAAACATTCCCGGCGTATTCATCATTGATGAACACTCCAGGGTATACCCCAGAGGACATATGCTGGGGCAGGTTCTTGGCTTTGTCGGGATGGACAACCAGGGTCTGGAAGGTCTGGAAAGATCCCTGAATGACAGACTCACAGGTGCGGAAATGGTCATCGTGACCCAGAAGGATGCTTCAGGTCATGCCATATCCCTGCTGGCCCAGGATCCTACAGCAAAAATCGATGGACAGGATGTAGTCCTGACCATTGATTCAGAAATTCAGTTTACAGCTGAAAAGGCCCTGTCTGAGGCTGTTGAGCGGTTTGGCGGAAGGTACGGTATCTCTTTAGTAGTCCATGTGCCTACCGGGGACATTCTGGCCTGGGCCGGATATCCCTTTTTCAATCCCAACAATTTTCAGAGATCCAATGCTGGTATCTGGAGGAACCGGGCAGCAGTGGATCTTATTGAGCCTGGTTCCACCTTGAAACCCTTTCTTGTAGCTGCAGCTATGGAAGAGGGGGTGGCTAAAAGCGACTCCCTTTATTTTTGTGAAAACGGCAGGTGGAGAATAGGCAGGAACGAAATAAGGGATGTCAGAGAACACGGATGGCTGACTGTAAACCGGGTCCTCAGGTATTCGAGCAATATCTGTTCAGCCAAAATAGGGCTAGATCTGGGGCCGGGGCCGTACTTCAACTATCTACAGGAACTTGGCTTTAATTCAGGTACCAACCTGCCCCTGCCCGGACAGGGAAGGGGCATACTGAGGCCCTATCCCAGCTGGAGCAGGATGGACCTGGCAACAATATCATTTGGTCAGGGCATGGCTGCAACCCCGCTTCAGCTGGCCAGGGCATATTTGGTCCTTGCCAATGAAGGCCGGTTTACAGAACTGAATCTGATCATGGAAGACAGGGTTCAAGAGCCTGACAGGCCCAGGGTCTTTTCCAGGGAAGTCAGCAGACAGGTCCTGTCCATGCTCAGGGATTCAGTGGAAATGGGAGGTACCGGAACCCGGGCCAGGGTGTCCGGAGTGGAAGCCGGAGGAAAGACCGGCACTGCCCAGAAGGCATCAGCCAAAGGCGGATACGGAGACAAGTATGTGGCTTCATTTGTGGGCTTTATTCCGGCCCTGGAGCCTGAGTATATGATCATGGTGGTTATTGACGAGCCTTCTCCCACCCATTATGGCGGCGTCGTTGCTGCGCCGGTTTTTTCCGAGATAGGAACCGGGATCATTTCTTCGGATCAGGGGCTCAGGTTGAGAAACCTGCCACCGGGCCGGGAAGTGGCTGATCAGGAGGTCAGGACCAGGGAAAATTCCAGGTTCAGCGTGAGCCAGCGTCGGGATTTGATGGGATCCGACGGAGAAGTTCCGGACCTGCGCGGGGTCTCATTAAGGGAGGCTGTGGAAAATCTTTTGAGCGCAGGTGTGGTTCCTGTGCTGGAAGGAGCCGGTGTAAGGGTTGAAGATCAGAGCCCATTGCCTGGAGAGCCCTGGGACCAGATGGACAGGAAGATGGTGTTGAGGCTTTGTGAGTCGTAA
- a CDS encoding UDP-N-acetylmuramoyl-L-alanyl-D-glutamate--2,6-diaminopimelate ligase has product MSFEQVIDRAAQGSRIRIHSDLVEQGEIFVALPGTKVDGARFIPDALKKGASWVITSHEQAARFKHEQVLGHPSPDQALGDLARAHYKTDRSDLKIIGITGTNGKTTTSYLLEHIFASNGYKTGVMGTISHRWAGMVLESGMTTPDCLTIHEVLSRMVQDGIQVVIMEVSSHALDQNRIAGIDFHAGVFTNLSQDHLDYHQDMEEYFRAKSRLFSAAGARDFKAIINADDEYGARLIKSLPSSMGFGLKAQPGTDLQGRLLQNDRTGLTLECSLGREEWSIRSPLSGRHNAFNLLAAQGAALALGLEPGQMSCLENSGQIPGRLEKIQNKLGLDVYVDYAHTPDALENVCSSLKALNPDRLLVLFGCGGNRDKSKRPAMARAVASHADVVFLTSDNPRDEEPLDIIEDVRPGLNGFRDVFVEPDRSLAITQAVEFMDPGDVLVVAGKGHETYQEVKGIKHSFSDVQKIVEALEKRESAAASGS; this is encoded by the coding sequence ATGAGTTTTGAACAAGTCATAGACCGGGCTGCCCAGGGCAGCCGCATCAGGATCCATTCAGACCTTGTGGAACAGGGTGAGATTTTTGTGGCCCTGCCAGGGACAAAGGTGGATGGTGCCCGGTTTATTCCTGATGCCCTTAAAAAGGGTGCATCCTGGGTCATAACCAGCCATGAACAGGCAGCCAGATTCAAGCATGAGCAGGTGCTGGGCCACCCCAGTCCGGACCAGGCACTGGGTGATCTTGCCAGGGCCCACTATAAGACTGACCGGTCAGATCTGAAGATCATCGGAATAACCGGGACTAATGGTAAAACAACAACTTCCTATCTGCTGGAACATATTTTTGCCAGCAACGGTTATAAGACCGGGGTCATGGGAACCATCAGCCACCGCTGGGCTGGAATGGTCCTGGAGTCTGGCATGACCACCCCGGACTGCCTGACCATCCATGAGGTTCTGTCCAGAATGGTCCAAGACGGGATCCAGGTGGTGATCATGGAGGTTTCATCTCACGCCCTGGACCAGAACAGGATAGCTGGAATTGATTTTCATGCAGGGGTGTTCACCAACCTGTCTCAGGATCACCTGGATTATCATCAGGACATGGAAGAGTACTTCAGGGCGAAATCAAGACTTTTTAGTGCTGCAGGAGCCAGGGATTTCAAGGCGATAATCAATGCAGATGACGAATATGGAGCAAGGCTGATCAAAAGTCTCCCCAGCTCCATGGGGTTCGGCCTGAAGGCTCAGCCGGGCACTGATCTTCAAGGCAGGCTGTTGCAAAATGATCGGACCGGTCTGACTCTTGAGTGCAGTCTGGGCAGGGAAGAGTGGAGCATCAGGTCCCCCCTGTCCGGAAGACACAACGCTTTCAACCTGCTGGCTGCTCAGGGTGCGGCCCTGGCTCTGGGACTTGAGCCTGGACAGATGTCCTGCCTGGAAAATTCAGGTCAAATACCCGGCCGGCTGGAAAAGATTCAGAACAAGCTGGGTCTTGATGTATATGTGGATTATGCTCATACCCCGGATGCCCTGGAAAACGTCTGCAGTTCCTTAAAGGCCCTCAACCCGGACAGGCTTCTGGTATTGTTCGGATGCGGCGGAAACAGAGATAAAAGCAAAAGGCCGGCCATGGCCAGGGCTGTAGCCAGCCACGCTGACGTGGTTTTTTTGACCTCAGATAACCCCAGAGATGAAGAGCCGTTGGATATAATCGAAGATGTCAGACCTGGTCTGAATGGTTTCAGAGATGTTTTTGTGGAGCCGGACCGGAGCCTGGCCATAACCCAGGCTGTTGAATTCATGGACCCCGGCGACGTACTGGTGGTAGCTGGAAAAGGGCATGAGACATATCAGGAGGTTAAGGGGATCAAACATTCCTTCAGTGATGTTCAGAAGATAGTTGAGGCCCTGGAAAAAAGAGAGTCAGCAGCTGCTTCAGGCAGTTGA